Proteins from one Terriglobales bacterium genomic window:
- a CDS encoding DUF5668 domain-containing protein, whose amino-acid sequence MNCAIHSDTAAVAYCRTCGKGLCAACRRDVRGVIYCEECLASRIYDTMPPNVAAAGPAQPAAANLPSPALAAVLGFIPGVGAMYNGQFAKALIHVLIFATLCWGADHAGPAEVFFGLGIPFWIFYMVFDAYKTAQSRRTGEPVPDPFGLNRMWAPDAPAPAPRPAATAAAAPGTPADLGQGNAAQVNAAPPEVAPAYPHAPVGAIILIGLGIVFLLNTMGLWPWHYVGRMWPLVLIIVGVWTWMKRRPVQG is encoded by the coding sequence ATGAATTGCGCCATCCATAGCGATACTGCCGCAGTCGCCTATTGCCGCACGTGCGGCAAGGGCCTGTGCGCCGCGTGCCGGCGCGACGTGCGGGGTGTCATCTATTGCGAGGAGTGCCTGGCCTCGCGCATCTACGACACCATGCCGCCCAACGTGGCGGCGGCCGGGCCGGCGCAGCCGGCGGCGGCCAACCTGCCGAGCCCGGCGCTGGCGGCGGTGCTGGGATTCATTCCCGGCGTGGGCGCCATGTACAACGGCCAGTTCGCCAAGGCGCTCATCCACGTGCTGATTTTCGCCACGCTGTGCTGGGGCGCCGATCACGCAGGACCGGCGGAGGTCTTCTTCGGGCTGGGAATTCCGTTCTGGATCTTCTACATGGTGTTCGATGCGTACAAGACGGCGCAATCGCGGCGCACCGGCGAGCCGGTCCCCGATCCGTTCGGGCTGAACCGGATGTGGGCGCCCGACGCGCCCGCGCCCGCTCCGCGTCCGGCGGCGACGGCTGCGGCGGCGCCGGGGACGCCCGCTGATTTGGGACAAGGCAATGCGGCGCAGGTCAACGCGGCGCCGCCGGAAGTTGCCCCGGCGTATCCGCACGCGCCGGTGGGCGCGATCATCCTGATCGGATTGGGCATCGTTTTTCTGCTGAACACGATGGGTCTGTGGCCGTGGCATTACGTGGGCCGCATGTGGCCGCTGGTGCTGATCATTGTGGGTGTGTGGACGTGGATGAAGCGGCGTCCCGTGCAGGGCTGA
- the mutL gene encoding DNA mismatch repair endonuclease MutL, which produces MGRIHVLSETVANKIAAGEVVERPASVVKELLENSLDAGATRVRVQVEAGGKRLIQVTDNGSGMLRDDALLAFERHATSKIKNADDLLGISTLGFRGEALPSIASVSRLRLETRAPEEPSGSIVEIAGGKILRVEEAGLPQGTAITVRDLFFNIPARRKFLKAETTELSHIASLVTHYSLAHPEKHFELHSTTGAMLVAAPVASHAERIYQIFGKDTLDSLLPIAAARPIEHSGLPAPPPWATEKQRAACEAATGLSRREDADPEDDAPAGSRSPGDIRLHGFASKPAIQKLNRNSIFVFVNGRLIRDRLIQHALTEAYRNILPPTVFPVVLLFLELPNSEVDANVHPAKTEVRFRQQNFVHDFVRDAVRDTLMKARPVPHFTSEIRAHPTASQALSPGALPPSGFSSAGEGGFALRPPGPPPMSQRFSFDAGTAIAVAADASRAVATVDFAAPLAAGDPAAGDPAAVTAAFPAEAHGCAPEIAPAPEADVEPAPDALALATLKPLGQVRDSFILAVNAGGLWIIDQHVAHERVLFERILRQRAAARVESQQMLMPLVIELTPGQQAVFAELSGELQLNGFDVEPFGARTVAIKTAPAGVDAAQVERMLHELLDQFYREDQALNLEKARARIAASIACHAAIKVNMPLEQQKMEWLLSELAKTECPMSCPHGRPVVLRYSLKDIQRAFKRI; this is translated from the coding sequence ATGGGCCGCATCCACGTGCTTTCCGAGACGGTCGCCAACAAGATCGCCGCCGGCGAAGTCGTCGAGCGCCCCGCTTCGGTCGTCAAAGAGCTGCTGGAAAACTCGCTCGACGCCGGCGCCACCCGCGTCCGCGTGCAGGTCGAGGCCGGCGGCAAACGGCTCATCCAGGTCACCGACAACGGCAGCGGCATGCTGCGCGACGACGCCCTGCTCGCCTTCGAGCGCCACGCCACGTCCAAAATCAAGAACGCCGACGACCTGCTCGGCATCTCCACGCTCGGCTTCCGCGGCGAGGCCCTGCCCTCCATCGCATCGGTCTCGCGCCTGCGCCTGGAAACCCGCGCGCCCGAGGAGCCCTCCGGCAGCATCGTCGAGATCGCCGGCGGAAAAATCCTGCGCGTCGAGGAAGCCGGTTTGCCCCAAGGCACGGCCATCACCGTCCGCGACCTCTTCTTTAATATCCCCGCGCGGCGCAAATTCCTGAAGGCGGAGACGACCGAGCTTTCGCACATCGCCTCGCTGGTCACGCACTACTCGCTGGCCCATCCGGAGAAGCACTTCGAGCTGCACTCCACCACCGGCGCCATGCTCGTCGCCGCGCCCGTCGCCTCGCACGCCGAGCGCATCTACCAGATCTTCGGCAAAGACACGCTCGACTCGCTCCTGCCCATCGCCGCCGCGCGCCCCATCGAGCATTCGGGACTGCCCGCGCCGCCGCCCTGGGCAACAGAAAAACAGCGCGCCGCCTGCGAAGCCGCAACCGGCCTCAGTCGCCGCGAAGACGCCGATCCGGAAGACGACGCGCCCGCCGGCTCGCGCTCTCCCGGCGACATTCGCCTGCACGGCTTCGCCTCGAAGCCTGCGATCCAGAAGCTCAACCGGAATTCCATCTTCGTCTTCGTCAATGGACGCCTCATCCGCGACCGCCTCATCCAGCACGCGCTGACCGAGGCCTATCGCAACATCCTGCCGCCCACCGTTTTTCCCGTCGTGCTGCTCTTCCTCGAGCTGCCCAACAGCGAAGTGGACGCCAACGTCCACCCCGCCAAGACCGAAGTCCGCTTCCGCCAGCAGAACTTCGTGCACGACTTCGTGCGCGACGCCGTGCGCGACACGCTCATGAAGGCCCGGCCGGTGCCGCACTTCACCAGCGAGATCCGCGCGCATCCCACCGCCTCGCAGGCGCTCAGCCCCGGCGCCCTCCCGCCTTCGGGCTTTTCTTCGGCGGGAGAAGGCGGCTTCGCGCTGCGTCCGCCTGGGCCGCCTCCGATGTCGCAGCGCTTCTCTTTCGACGCCGGGACCGCCATCGCCGTCGCGGCCGACGCCTCGCGCGCCGTCGCCACCGTGGACTTTGCCGCGCCCCTCGCCGCCGGCGATCCTGCCGCCGGCGATCCTGCCGCCGTCACCGCCGCCTTCCCTGCCGAAGCCCACGGCTGCGCGCCGGAAATTGCGCCCGCGCCTGAAGCCGATGTCGAACCCGCTCCCGACGCGCTCGCCCTCGCCACGCTCAAGCCGCTGGGCCAGGTTCGCGATTCGTTCATTCTCGCGGTGAACGCCGGCGGCCTGTGGATCATCGACCAGCACGTCGCCCACGAGCGCGTGCTCTTCGAGCGCATCCTGCGGCAGCGCGCCGCCGCCCGCGTCGAGTCGCAGCAGATGCTCATGCCGCTCGTCATCGAGCTCACGCCGGGACAGCAGGCCGTCTTCGCCGAACTTTCCGGCGAACTCCAGCTCAACGGCTTCGACGTGGAGCCCTTCGGCGCCCGCACCGTCGCCATCAAGACCGCGCCCGCCGGCGTCGACGCCGCCCAGGTCGAGCGCATGCTCCACGAATTGCTCGACCAGTTCTATCGCGAGGACCAGGCGCTCAACCTGGAGAAGGCGCGCGCCCGCATCGCGGCTTCCATCGCCTGCCACGCCGCCATCAAGGTCAACATGCCGCTCGAGCAGCAGAAAATGGAGTGGCTGCTCTCCGAACTCGCCAAAACCGAGTGCCCCATGAGCTGCCCGCACGGCCGGCCCGTCGTGCTCCGCTATTCGCTCAAGGACATTCAGCGCGCGTTCAAGAGGATCTAG
- a CDS encoding DNA methyltransferase, with product MSQTPQAYLFHRRNEEPAPIKRDQDLGSFQIFYDDAFSWLELQPANSIHAVVTDPPYGLVEYSQRELEKLRRGKGGVWRIPPAFDGCKRKPLPRFTTLTKSDHEALRQFFSNLSKQLHRVLVPGAHVFVATNPLVSHLVYEPFLANGFEKRGEIIRVVHTLRGGDRPKNAHSEFPEVTVMPKSCWEPWALLRKPCEGRVQDNLRKWKTGGLRRISADMPFKDLIKSVPARGLERRLAPHPSLKPQAFLRQIARAALPLGEGVILDPFMGSGSTIAAASACGLRSIGVEKNREYFLMARRSIPALAKIPIDGAEPNGSKK from the coding sequence ATGTCACAAACACCTCAAGCGTATCTTTTTCATCGGCGCAACGAAGAACCGGCGCCGATCAAGCGGGACCAGGACCTGGGCTCGTTCCAAATTTTCTATGATGATGCGTTCTCCTGGCTTGAATTGCAGCCTGCGAATTCAATCCATGCGGTGGTAACCGATCCCCCGTATGGGCTGGTTGAGTACAGCCAGCGTGAACTGGAGAAGCTTCGTCGAGGCAAAGGTGGCGTTTGGCGAATACCGCCAGCGTTTGATGGGTGCAAGCGAAAGCCCTTACCGCGATTTACCACGCTCACGAAGAGCGACCACGAGGCATTGCGACAGTTTTTCAGCAATCTCAGCAAGCAACTGCACCGCGTTCTGGTTCCCGGCGCTCACGTGTTTGTGGCGACGAATCCGCTTGTTTCCCACCTTGTGTATGAGCCGTTCCTGGCGAATGGGTTTGAGAAGCGGGGCGAAATCATTCGAGTCGTGCACACGTTGCGTGGCGGTGACAGGCCGAAGAACGCTCATTCCGAGTTTCCAGAAGTCACGGTCATGCCGAAGTCGTGTTGGGAGCCATGGGCCCTCCTGCGGAAGCCCTGTGAAGGGCGCGTACAGGACAATCTTCGAAAATGGAAGACAGGTGGGCTGCGGCGAATATCCGCCGACATGCCTTTTAAAGATTTGATCAAATCCGTCCCGGCTCGGGGTTTGGAGCGTCGACTGGCGCCGCACCCCTCACTAAAACCTCAGGCATTCCTGCGTCAGATTGCGCGGGCCGCGCTGCCCCTTGGGGAGGGCGTGATCCTGGACCCGTTCATGGGTTCTGGGTCGACCATTGCCGCCGCTTCGGCGTGCGGGCTGCGCAGCATCGGCGTCGAAAAGAACCGCGAGTACTTTCTGATGGCCAGGCGTTCTATTCCAGCGCTCGCTAAGATTCCAATTGATGGTGCGGAGCCAAATGGCTCGAAGAAATAG
- a CDS encoding DUF4097 family beta strand repeat-containing protein: MSSPQPIRAYPRRSLAGPVVLIIVGVVFLLANMRLITWPSLGYWFAHYWPVLIIIWGVVKLLEYFRARQEGYTPSGIGAGGVCFLIFLVLFGLSATSAYRVNWGRVGSELDLDQDFVSLFGNSYSYSDTIEQAFTPGTALQVMSDHGDITVTAWEEPKIKVVVHKRVVAGSEDEAKKIDGQTKPVLTPGDKKLVLNANTNGAGDHPVASDLEIFIPRNAALDLATRHGDVVVRGRDGNLKIATSRGDVTLEDVKGDAAVTMRGGDIRAENVTGDVSLEGRVSDTSIRNVGGGLSLSGTFTGQMKLNSIAKSVRFNSERTDLRFGALNGEMSMDLGELRVSSFAGPFSVTTRSKDIHLDDVSGDVKIENTNGEVEVHANKLPLGNIEIDNRKGEIQVTVPPNAGFSIQAKTRRGDIDTSQLPGVRQTNEHGEATAEGTVGSGGPRLQINNEYGGITVRKSG; the protein is encoded by the coding sequence ATGTCTAGCCCGCAGCCGATACGCGCGTATCCGCGGCGCTCGCTGGCAGGACCGGTGGTGCTGATCATCGTCGGCGTGGTGTTCTTGCTCGCCAACATGCGCCTGATCACGTGGCCAAGCCTGGGCTACTGGTTTGCCCACTACTGGCCGGTGCTGATCATCATCTGGGGGGTGGTGAAGCTGCTGGAGTACTTCCGCGCGCGGCAGGAGGGCTACACGCCCTCCGGCATAGGCGCCGGCGGCGTGTGCTTCCTCATTTTCCTGGTGCTGTTCGGGCTGAGCGCGACGTCGGCATACCGCGTGAACTGGGGACGGGTGGGCAGCGAACTGGACCTGGACCAGGACTTTGTTTCGCTGTTCGGCAACAGCTACAGCTATAGCGACACGATCGAGCAGGCGTTCACGCCGGGTACGGCGCTGCAGGTGATGTCGGACCACGGCGACATCACGGTGACGGCGTGGGAGGAGCCGAAGATCAAGGTGGTCGTCCACAAGCGCGTGGTGGCCGGCAGCGAGGACGAAGCGAAGAAGATCGACGGCCAGACCAAGCCGGTGCTGACGCCGGGCGACAAGAAGCTGGTGCTCAACGCCAACACGAACGGCGCGGGGGACCATCCGGTGGCCAGCGACCTGGAAATCTTTATTCCGCGGAACGCGGCGCTCGACCTGGCGACGCGGCATGGCGACGTGGTGGTGCGCGGGCGCGACGGCAATTTGAAGATCGCCACATCGCGCGGCGACGTGACGCTGGAAGACGTGAAGGGCGACGCGGCGGTGACGATGCGCGGCGGCGATATCCGGGCGGAAAACGTGACCGGCGATGTCTCGCTGGAAGGGCGCGTGAGCGATACCAGCATCCGCAACGTGGGCGGCGGGCTGAGCCTGAGCGGCACCTTTACCGGACAGATGAAGCTGAACAGCATCGCCAAGAGCGTCCGCTTCAACTCCGAGCGCACCGACCTGCGCTTTGGCGCGCTCAACGGCGAGATGAGCATGGACCTGGGCGAGCTGCGCGTGAGTTCATTCGCGGGCCCGTTCAGCGTGACCACGCGGTCGAAGGACATCCACCTGGATGACGTTTCCGGCGACGTGAAGATCGAGAACACCAACGGCGAAGTCGAGGTGCACGCCAACAAACTGCCGCTGGGGAACATCGAGATTGACAACCGCAAGGGAGAGATCCAGGTGACGGTGCCGCCGAATGCCGGGTTCTCGATCCAGGCCAAGACGCGGCGCGGCGACATTGATACGTCGCAGCTCCCGGGAGTCCGCCAGACCAACGAGCATGGCGAAGCCACCGCCGAAGGCACAGTGGGCAGCGGCGGGCCGCGGCTGCAGATCAACAACGAGTACGGCGGGATAACCGTGAGGAAAAGTGGATAG
- a CDS encoding sigma-70 family RNA polymerase sigma factor, whose product MDDPQAVASLIRRCIGGDADAWEEIVRMHNRRIYNICYRFTGSAEDAEDLTQEVFIKMYRTLGSYEAEKGAFMTWVTTMTRNLLVDHFRKSKMERMTDSMDVSASESGEEAQPLSEQLADQGPAPDARVLSRERQAMVQEALKKLSPELRETVILRDLQDMDYREIAQALKVPEGTVKSRLNRGRTELARLLQRTYRQAT is encoded by the coding sequence TTGGACGATCCCCAAGCCGTTGCATCGCTGATCCGTCGCTGCATTGGCGGCGACGCCGATGCGTGGGAGGAAATTGTCCGCATGCACAACCGGCGCATCTACAACATCTGCTACCGGTTCACGGGCTCGGCGGAGGACGCGGAAGACCTGACCCAGGAGGTCTTCATCAAGATGTACCGCACGCTGGGCAGCTACGAAGCGGAAAAAGGCGCTTTCATGACTTGGGTGACCACGATGACGCGCAACCTGCTGGTGGACCACTTCCGCAAGTCCAAGATGGAGCGCATGACCGACTCGATGGACGTGAGCGCCTCCGAGTCGGGCGAGGAAGCGCAGCCGCTGAGCGAGCAGCTGGCCGACCAGGGGCCGGCGCCGGACGCCCGCGTCCTGAGCCGCGAACGGCAGGCCATGGTGCAGGAAGCCCTAAAAAAACTCTCCCCGGAACTGCGCGAAACCGTTATTCTCCGCGACCTACAGGACATGGACTACCGGGAGATCGCCCAGGCGCTGAAAGTGCCCGAGGGGACGGTGAAGTCGAGGCTCAACCGGGGGCGGACGGAACTGGCACGCCTTTTGCAACGTACCTATAGGCAGGCGACCTGA
- the cmk gene encoding (d)CMP kinase has protein sequence MSPTRRRLVIAIDGPAGAGKSTIAAHLARRLGYLNIETGAMYRALALKALETGASVDDGAALQALAKNSDIKLVPAPEGNRVLLDGRDVSARVREPDVTAAASRVSMHPGVRAWMVARQRELGAQGGVVMEGRDIGTKVFPDADVKIFLDAHPEVRTERRVVQQRNAGKTVSPDAVAAELLERDRRDATRSVSPLLAAPDAHVIDSTRLTVEQVIAEAERIVGKAVDSG, from the coding sequence ATGAGCCCGACCCGTCGCCGTCTTGTCATCGCCATCGACGGGCCCGCGGGAGCGGGCAAGAGCACCATCGCCGCCCATCTCGCGCGCCGCCTCGGCTACCTCAACATCGAAACCGGCGCCATGTACCGCGCGCTCGCCCTCAAGGCGCTCGAAACCGGCGCCTCGGTTGACGACGGCGCCGCTCTCCAGGCCCTCGCCAAAAATTCCGACATCAAGCTCGTCCCCGCGCCCGAAGGCAACCGCGTCCTGCTCGACGGCCGCGATGTCTCCGCGCGCGTGCGCGAGCCCGACGTCACGGCCGCCGCCTCGCGCGTCTCCATGCATCCCGGTGTGCGCGCCTGGATGGTCGCGCGCCAGCGCGAACTCGGCGCCCAGGGCGGCGTCGTCATGGAAGGCCGCGACATCGGCACGAAAGTTTTCCCCGACGCCGACGTGAAAATCTTCCTCGACGCCCACCCGGAAGTCCGCACCGAACGCCGCGTGGTCCAGCAGCGCAACGCGGGCAAGACCGTTTCGCCCGACGCGGTCGCCGCCGAACTCCTCGAACGCGACCGCCGCGACGCCACCCGCTCGGTCTCGCCTCTGCTTGCCGCTCCCGACGCACACGTCATCGACTCCACCCGGCTGACCGTCGAGCAAGTGATCGCCGAGGCGGAGCGCATCGTGGGTAAAGCGGTGGATAGTGGATAG
- a CDS encoding transketolase C-terminal domain-containing protein yields MSTTPAKLELKMGAATREAYGQALVELGRANKNMVVLDADLSKSTMSNKFHKEFPERFFTVGIAEANLVGIACGLALSGKLPFASSFAVFLCDKGYDQLRVGAAYPRTNAKFCGSHGGISIGEDGPSQMAIEDYALMCALPGFVVLSPADEFAARALVHRMAEHDGPCFMRTGRAKAPIIYGASDTFEIGKAKVHGSGRDVAIIACGFEVGYSLQAQAELEAEGIAARVIDMHTLKPLDEAAVELAARECGAIVCAEEHVLDGGLGSRVAAAVGRSRPVPMEFVGINNTYAESGTPEQLMEKYGLTAPYIAEAARRVVKRK; encoded by the coding sequence ATGAGCACAACACCGGCGAAGCTTGAGTTGAAGATGGGCGCGGCCACACGCGAAGCCTACGGACAGGCCCTGGTGGAGCTGGGCCGCGCGAACAAGAACATGGTCGTGCTCGACGCCGACCTGTCGAAGTCCACGATGTCGAACAAGTTCCACAAGGAATTTCCGGAGCGTTTCTTCACCGTGGGAATCGCCGAGGCGAACCTGGTCGGAATCGCCTGCGGGCTGGCGCTGAGCGGCAAGCTGCCGTTCGCTTCGTCGTTCGCGGTGTTTCTTTGCGACAAGGGCTACGACCAGCTGCGCGTGGGCGCGGCGTATCCGCGTACGAACGCCAAGTTCTGCGGATCGCACGGCGGCATTTCGATCGGCGAAGACGGCCCCAGCCAGATGGCGATTGAAGACTACGCGCTGATGTGCGCCCTGCCGGGATTCGTGGTGCTCTCGCCAGCCGATGAGTTTGCGGCGCGCGCGCTGGTGCACCGCATGGCCGAGCACGACGGCCCGTGCTTCATGCGCACGGGGCGGGCCAAGGCGCCGATCATCTACGGCGCGAGCGACACGTTCGAGATCGGCAAAGCGAAAGTGCACGGCAGCGGGCGCGACGTTGCCATCATTGCGTGCGGGTTCGAGGTCGGGTATTCGCTGCAGGCGCAGGCGGAACTCGAGGCCGAGGGCATTGCCGCGCGCGTGATCGACATGCACACATTGAAGCCGCTGGACGAAGCGGCGGTGGAGCTGGCGGCGCGCGAGTGCGGCGCGATTGTCTGCGCAGAGGAGCACGTGCTCGACGGCGGGCTGGGCTCGCGCGTGGCCGCCGCCGTGGGCAGGTCGCGCCCGGTGCCGATGGAGTTCGTGGGCATCAACAACACGTATGCCGAGTCAGGCACGCCGGAGCAGCTGATGGAGAAGTACGGCCTGACGGCGCCCTATATCGCCGAGGCGGCGCGGCGCGTGGTGAAGAGGAAGTAA
- a CDS encoding transketolase codes for MTTVDTQTRSLTELKRIATRMRIETIKMIGAAGSGHPGGSLSEIELLVALYFKVMRHDPANPKWRDRDRFVLSKGHACPALYVALGETGYMDRALYPTLRKLGSPLQGHPDRRFLPVLEASTGSLGNGLSFGIGMALAARLDALDYHTFVMIGDGEFQEGQNWEALMYGGFHKLANLTCILDYNRQQLDGFLKDILDIAPVVDKFKAFNWQVIEIDGHDLEQCISALSEARSGKSGKPTAVVAHTVKGKGVSFMENNPEWHGVAPKPEQVTAAVKELEAQLKELQ; via the coding sequence ATGACCACGGTGGACACGCAAACCAGGTCGCTGACCGAGTTGAAGCGCATTGCCACGCGCATGCGCATCGAGACCATCAAGATGATCGGCGCGGCCGGCTCGGGGCATCCGGGCGGGTCGCTGAGCGAAATCGAGCTGCTGGTGGCGCTCTACTTCAAGGTGATGCGGCACGATCCGGCAAACCCGAAGTGGCGCGACCGCGACCGGTTCGTCCTCAGCAAAGGACACGCATGCCCGGCGCTGTACGTCGCGCTGGGGGAGACCGGATACATGGACCGCGCGCTGTATCCCACGCTTCGCAAGCTGGGTTCGCCGCTGCAAGGGCATCCGGACCGGCGCTTTCTGCCGGTTTTGGAGGCGTCGACCGGCTCGCTGGGAAACGGGCTGAGCTTCGGCATCGGCATGGCGCTGGCGGCGCGGCTGGATGCGCTCGATTACCACACGTTCGTGATGATCGGCGATGGCGAGTTCCAGGAAGGACAGAACTGGGAGGCGCTGATGTACGGCGGCTTCCACAAGCTCGCCAACCTGACTTGCATCCTCGATTACAACCGGCAGCAGCTCGACGGGTTCCTGAAAGACATCCTCGACATCGCGCCGGTAGTGGACAAGTTCAAGGCCTTCAACTGGCAGGTGATCGAAATCGATGGGCATGACCTGGAGCAGTGCATCAGCGCGCTGAGCGAGGCGCGCAGCGGCAAGAGCGGCAAGCCGACGGCGGTGGTGGCGCACACGGTGAAGGGCAAGGGCGTGTCGTTCATGGAGAACAATCCGGAGTGGCATGGTGTGGCGCCCAAGCCGGAGCAGGTGACGGCGGCGGTGAAGGAGCTGGAAGCGCAGTTGAAGGAGCTGCAGTGA
- a CDS encoding DUF5668 domain-containing protein: MAYEDRYYRNRNCPCARCRMRGVMGPAVLITLGVLFMLDTVGVRSFHYTWPVLLIVIGVVQVLQHNASTEGHIQPIFPSRAPQAPAPPPPPAAPPPAGIAPGSSSGGGTGGVNHV, from the coding sequence ATGGCATACGAGGACCGCTACTACCGAAATCGCAACTGTCCGTGCGCGCGCTGCCGGATGCGCGGCGTGATGGGGCCGGCCGTGCTGATCACGCTGGGAGTGCTGTTCATGCTGGATACGGTGGGCGTGCGCAGCTTCCACTACACCTGGCCGGTGCTGCTGATCGTGATCGGCGTGGTGCAGGTGCTGCAGCACAACGCGTCGACGGAAGGGCACATCCAGCCGATCTTCCCGTCGCGCGCGCCGCAGGCCCCGGCGCCGCCACCGCCGCCGGCTGCGCCGCCGCCGGCGGGCATTGCCCCGGGGAGCAGCAGTGGAGGAGGGACGGGAGGAGTGAACCATGTCTAG
- a CDS encoding GAF domain-containing protein translates to MKTYRSTREVAARARQALDAASPTSLGPSALEQVAEILHQSRHYFWVGIFLVLGDKAVRYAAAGPQTSCSAMELGHGNVGTAAASGALKVSADVSRDATYVQCFAEVKSELVAPIRLGTQVFGVLDLESDQLGGFGEEERILAKQVAADVARFLAGRGRYIVRRARRDAGLEVPAPRASTPRPQPQSEKPESGIPRGEKAHA, encoded by the coding sequence GTGAAAACTTATCGTTCCACTCGCGAAGTCGCAGCACGCGCACGGCAGGCGCTGGACGCAGCTTCGCCCACGTCGTTGGGGCCTTCGGCGCTGGAACAGGTGGCCGAGATCCTGCACCAGTCGCGGCATTACTTCTGGGTTGGGATCTTCCTGGTGCTGGGCGACAAGGCGGTGAGGTACGCCGCCGCCGGGCCGCAGACATCGTGCAGTGCCATGGAGCTCGGTCACGGGAACGTAGGAACGGCGGCAGCTTCGGGCGCGCTGAAGGTCAGTGCGGACGTGAGCCGCGATGCAACCTACGTGCAGTGTTTCGCCGAGGTGAAGTCGGAGTTGGTTGCGCCGATCCGGCTCGGGACGCAGGTTTTCGGCGTTTTGGACCTGGAGAGCGACCAGCTTGGCGGCTTCGGCGAAGAAGAGCGCATCCTGGCCAAGCAGGTGGCGGCGGACGTGGCCCGCTTCCTGGCCGGGCGCGGACGCTACATTGTGCGCCGCGCGCGCCGCGATGCCGGGCTGGAAGTTCCGGCGCCGCGGGCCAGCACGCCGCGGCCGCAGCCGCAATCGGAAAAGCCTGAATCCGGCATTCCCCGAGGAGAAAAAGCGCACGCATGA
- a CDS encoding zf-HC2 domain-containing protein: MAAEIQREMACSEFEALLSEALDGTLAEAGAERFAAHRQNCAACGPMFAEAEQGMKLLQGLEEVEPPRMMVHRILAATTGREPTRDVVAAGRPSWAERLRGYLPPALHPVLQARFGMSLAMAFFSLTMVFNLAGITSRDLRKADLRPTSLRDEAVRTYYETQARVVKYYENIRLVYEIESRVRDLRSAGEGKQQPKQQDDNKRDEKNKNINEKTSERPDRDKQERYSFDFAGNVLAMLNAPASPQGQEGAR, encoded by the coding sequence ATGGCAGCCGAAATCCAACGCGAGATGGCCTGCAGCGAGTTTGAGGCGCTGCTGAGCGAGGCACTGGACGGCACGCTGGCCGAAGCCGGCGCCGAGCGCTTTGCGGCGCATCGCCAGAACTGCGCCGCGTGCGGGCCGATGTTCGCCGAGGCCGAGCAGGGGATGAAGCTGCTGCAGGGCCTGGAGGAAGTGGAGCCGCCGCGCATGATGGTGCACCGCATCCTGGCGGCGACCACGGGCCGCGAGCCGACGCGCGACGTAGTGGCGGCGGGGCGCCCGAGCTGGGCGGAGCGGCTGCGCGGATATCTGCCGCCGGCGCTGCATCCGGTGCTGCAGGCGCGCTTCGGCATGAGCCTTGCCATGGCGTTCTTCTCGCTCACCATGGTGTTCAACCTGGCGGGCATCACCTCACGCGACCTGCGCAAGGCCGACCTGCGGCCCACGTCGCTGCGCGATGAAGCGGTGCGCACCTACTACGAGACGCAGGCCCGCGTGGTGAAGTACTACGAGAACATTCGCCTGGTGTACGAGATCGAGTCGCGGGTGCGTGACCTGCGCAGCGCGGGCGAAGGGAAACAGCAGCCCAAGCAGCAGGACGACAACAAGCGCGATGAGAAGAACAAGAACATCAACGAAAAGACGAGTGAGCGTCCGGACCGAGACAAGCAAGAGCGCTACAGCTTCGACTTTGCCGGCAACGTGCTGGCCATGTTGAACGCGCCGGCAAGTCCGCAGGGACAAGAAGGGGCGCGGTAG